One Setaria italica strain Yugu1 chromosome II, Setaria_italica_v2.0, whole genome shotgun sequence DNA segment encodes these proteins:
- the LOC101775051 gene encoding probable E3 ubiquitin-protein ligase XBOS34, protein MEDPKPHAVIQLWKSQIEEGNLNEQDPSVIIFDKDTESRYEILSADEGDKQMLHRFYDAFRGTAEVSNRVPVQPTEPPIPSSLPANSSLAPRYAGLARAINALVQSAKAEGVPNASTANTDGWRSLQRNSLNRYSRQDATAPSIISGHAQVDAARNSRFNGRGVPVNKL, encoded by the exons ATGGAG GATCCTAAACCACATGCTGTAATTCAACTATGGAAATCTCAAATTGAGGAAGGAAATCTTAATGAGCAAGACCCTTCCGTAATCATTTTTGACAAAGACACag AAAGTCGATACGAGATCTTATCAGCTGATGAAGGTGACAAACAGATGCTTCATCGGTTTTATGATGCATTTCGTGGCACAGCCGAG GTTTCCAACAGGGTTCCAGTACAACCAACAGAGCCACCAATACCAAGTTCACTACCTGCAAATTCATCTTTGGCACCCAGGTATGCTGGGTTAGCAAGGGCCATCAATGCATTAGTGCAATCAGCTAAAGCAGAGGGAGTTCCCAATGCGTCAACTGCAAACACAGATGGCTGGCGAAGCCTTCAAAGGAACTCTCTCAATAGATACAGCAGACAGGATGCTACTGCACCTTCGATAATAAGTGGCCATGCTCAAGTCGATGCCGCAAGAAACAGTAGATTCAATGGAAGGGGCGTGCCAGTGAACAAGTTATAA
- the LOC101774245 gene encoding COP1-interacting protein 7, with amino-acid sequence MRPDARLDSVVFQLTPTRTRFDLVLIANGRKEKFASGLLKPFLAHLKAAQDQIAKGGYSITLEPSSGFDAPWFTRGTVERFVRFVSTPEVLERVTTLESEILQLEDAIAIQSNDNLGLRSVEDHGRKLTESNEGGRANYDPDAATAIVVYKPGSTPPVQNETTAQEENSKIQLLRVLETRKTVLRKEQAMAFARAVAAGFDIDNLGCLIAFAERFGASRLMKACSHFVELWKQKHETGQWIEVEPEAMSTRSEFPPFNASGIVFMGDNMKQNMESGSVDGEANGEDAAKSDQKSGQQMGTHAAYPPWAMHPPSGGVVYPPYAMQGMPFYPGVNPYYHPYPPVDDPRYHYSGRKSSRKHSSDSKDPETLDVESDHSGSERGSSHGRKSHRKSKRSGKKKPSVVVIKNVNVTSKKHGSSESESQSSSDVSEDSDDSHTKSRERKHKSSSSKKKEGRKTTSDSGDEYSKDETSNGQDAEQGNWSAFQNFLLRAEEKTRSSDADMFAGEKEPPSRRKKNVNTADPMLLAERDSGNVHERNTVGFDSANGRTRAIRVMSNDELVMSGEGRGYIDGEMKEIEAGGGRYRRGTGDDFMINGQESHIDRSSLLDPLAEARYKNPDHQDKNRNGVADESFMIPLRSSSQDNFGAENRTTIDIDVELPASIHKTSDEKAGHQLFYEPDELVPERGFEDVSFGYDPAMDYESHMLMQTTVKVEDAKADDVLPVTEGDVKKAEKEKLRNAKDGSDKRRKDALLRRLSAPRTPLNDAQKRAQNLRAYKADLQKLKKEQEEEQIKRLERLKLERQKRIATRGNGKGPGSDSPKANGINGLSKSVPSITGLKKEKSGTTESLSDRLKRLSEPKSIGGVEHSSNPRSNGADHSRRRSMA; translated from the exons ATGAGGCCCGACGCGCGGCTGGATTCGGTGGTCTTCCAGCTCACCCCCACCCGGACCAG GTTCGATTTGGTTCTGATAGCAAATGGCCGGAAGGAGAAGTTTGCATCCGGTTTGCTGAAACCGTTCCTGGCTCACCTGAAGGCCGCACAGGATCAGATTGCCAAGGGAGGGTACTCGATCACGCTCGAACCAAGCTCAGGGTTCGATGCGCCATGGTTTACTAGAGGCACTGTGGAGAG ATTTGTGCGTTTCGTGAGTACTCCGGAGGTCCTTGAGCGAGTCACAACACTAGAGTCTGAGATCCTgcagcttgaggatgccatTGCTATCCAGAGCAATGACAACCTTGGATTGAGATCT GTCGAAGACCACGGAAGAAAGTTGACTGAAAGCAATGAAG GTGGTCGGGCAAATTATGATCCTGATGCAGCCACGGCAATTGTTGTCTACAAG CCTGGGTCGACGCCACCAGTTCAGAATGAAACAACAGCGCAGGAGGAAAATTCAAA AATTCAACTGCTCAGAGTGCTTGAAACCCGCAAAACTGTCTTACGAAAAGAGCAGGCTATGGCTTTCGCTCGTGCTGTGGCGGCTGGGTTTGACATTGACAACTTGGGTTGCCTGATTGCATTTGCAGAGCGCTTTGGTGCTTCACGTCTGAT GAAGGCATGTTCCCATTTTGTTGAACTGTGGAAGCAGAAGCATGAAACTGGACAATGGATTGAAGTTGAACCTGAAGCAATGTCTACACGCTCTGAATTTCCTCCATTTAATGCATCTGGCATTGTGTTCATGGGTGACAACATGAAGCAAAATATGGAATCAGGGTCTGTTGATGGAGAGGCAAATGGCGAGGATGCAGCTAAATCTG ATCAGAAGTCTGGCCAGCAGATGGGAACTCACGCAGCATATCCCCCATGGGCAATGCATCCTCCATCTGGGGGAGTTGTTTACCCACCATATGCTATGCAAGGCATGCCGTTCTATCCTGGGGTGAATCCATACTACCATCCATATCCTCCAGTGGATGATCCCAGGTACCACTACTCTGGAAGGAAATCTTCGAGGAAGCACTCCTCGGATAGCAAGGATCCAGAAACTCTTGATGTTGAAAGTGACCATAGCGGTTCAGAAAGAGGAAGTTCTCATGGTCGAAAGTCACATAGAAAGAGTAAGAGGTCAGGAAAGAAGAAGCCTAGTGTAGTTGTTATCAAGAATGTGAATGTAACATCTAAAAAGCATGGCTCATCAGAGAGTGAGTCGCAATCAAGTTCTGATGTGTCTGAGGACAGTGATGATTCGCACACGAAATCAAGAGAAAGGAAGCATAAAAGCTCAAgttcaaagaaaaaggaggGTAGGAAAACTACTTCTGATTCAGGAGATGAGTATAGCAAGGATGAAACATCAAATGGTCAAGATGCAGAGCAAGGTAACTGGAGTGCATTCCAAAACTTCTTGTTAAGagcagaagaaaaaacaaggtcCAGTGATGCAGACATGTTTGCTGGTGAAAAAGAACCCCCATCACGGAGGAAAAAGAATGTAAACACTGCTGATCCTATGCTTTTGGCTGAGAGAGATTCTGGCAATGTCCATGAACGTAACACAGTTGGTTTTGATTCAGCCAATGGGAGGACTAGAGCTATCCGGGTTATGTCCAATGATGAACTTGTTATGTCTGGCGAAGGGAGAGGCTATATTGATGGTGAAATGAAGGAGATAGAAGCTGGTGGTGGGAGGTACAGGAGAGGGACAGGTGATGACTTCATGATTAATGGTCAGGAAAGCCATATAGACAGAAGTAGCCTGTTGGATCCTCTTGCAGAGGCCCGTTACAAGAATCCTGATCATCAGGACAAGAATAGGAATGGTGTGGCAGATGAGTCCTTTATGATTCCTCTTAGGTCCAGCTCACAGGATAATTTTGGAGCAGAAAATAGAACTACCATTGACATAGACGTTGAGCTTCCTGCTAGCATTCATAAAACATCAGATGAAAAGGCTGGACATCAACTTTTCTATGAGCCGGATGAATTGGTGCCAGAGCGTGGATTTGAAGATGTTTCATTTGGATATGACCCAGCAATGGATTATGAAAGCCACATGCTGATGCAGACTACTGTGAAGGTGGAAGATGCAAAAGCAGATGATGTCTTGCCAGTTACTGAGGGTGATGTAAAAAAGGCAGAGAAAGAGAAGCTAAGGAATGCAAAGGATGGCTCGgataaaagaaggaaagatgCTCTATTGAGGAGGCTATCAGCTCCAAGGACTCCGCTGAATGATGCACAAAAACGTGCACAGAACCTGCGGGCATATAAAGCAGACCTCCAGAAACTGAAGAAAGAGCAG gaagaagagcaaatAAAGCGACTAGAGAGGCTTAAATTGGAGAGACAAAAGAGGATTGCCACAAGAGGTAATGGGAAGGGTCCAGGGAGTGATAGCCCTAAAGCGAACGGTATCAATGGACTGAGTAAATCGGTTCCATCCATAACTGGgttgaagaaagagaaaagtgGAACAACTGAATCACTCAGTGATCGGCTGAAGAGGCTTTCTGAACCCAAAAGCATTGGTGGGGTGGAGCATTCCTCGAATCCGAGGTCAAATGGTGCAGATCATTCACGGAGAAGAAGCATGGCATGA
- the LOC101770101 gene encoding CRIB domain-containing protein RIC5, with amino-acid sequence MSTKMKKGILKPFRYISNMMDGKEPEMQIGFPTDVKHVAHIGWDGPGATNNNNNAGGAPSWMKDYHSAPLDSSSFRSESGGTAAANPWASQEIVMDGGIGETSFRDTKSEAGDVGGGDSPPSPGTRRSRRHRSRGSATSSMDVTGAEGADEKKKDKGKKGPRKNRKKDKDKPEDGGAATCQDLPAVPKKSNRRKSKGSSEGTGGAAAVAKDGAAAAAPEEGAAAPLPPVADD; translated from the exons ATGAGCACAAAGATGAAGAAGGGGATCCTGAAGCCGTTCCGCTACATTTCAAACATGATGG ATGGTAAAGAGCCTGAGATGCAAATCGGATTCCCAACGGATGTAAAACATGTGGCACATATCGGTTGGGATGGTCCTGGCGCCACAAATAACAACAACAATGCTGGAGGAGCACCTAGCTGG ATGAAGGATTACCATTCGGCACCACTGGATTCGTCGTCTTTTAGGAGCGAGAGTGGGGGCACAGCTGCTGCAAATCCCTGGGCTTCTCAAG AGATAGTCATGGATGGAGGCATTGGAGAAACGTCCTTCAGGGACACGAAAAGCGAGGCGGGCGACGTCGGCGGGGGCGACTCCCCACCGTCCCCCGGCACGCGCCGGTCGAGACGGCACCGCTCCCGGggctccgccacctcctccatggACGTCACGGGCGCCGAGGGCGccgacgagaagaagaaggacaagggcaagaagGGCCCCCGCAAGAACCGCAAGAAGGACAAGGACAAgcccgaggacggcggcgccgccacctgccaGGACCTTCCCGCCGTGCCCAAGAAGTCCAACCGCCGGAAAAGCAAGGGCAGCTCCGAGGgaaccggcggcgcggcggcggtggcaaaggacggcgccgccgcggccgcgccggaggagggggcggcggcgcccctacCCCCCGTGGCCGACGACTAG
- the LOC101774655 gene encoding glycolipid transfer protein 1, translating to MEGTVFTPSLEGMKHVKSESGVILTKPFLQVCKHILPVLEKFGSAMSIVKTDIGGNITRLETKYASDPTKYEQLHSMVKVEVSAKTAKSSSSCTNGLLWLTRAMDFLVALFHNLVQHPDWQMSQVCSDAYSKTLKKWHGWLASSSFSVAIKLAPDRKKFMEVISGSGNINEDIEKFCSTFSPLLAENHKFLASVGMDDLKAS from the exons ATGGAGGGGACTGTGTTCACTCCCTCCCTTGAGGGGATGAAGCATGTCAAGTCAGAGAGTGGCGTGATCCTGACCAAGCCGTTTCTTCAAGTATGCAAGCACATCCTTCCTGTGCTAG AGAAATTTGGGTCAGCCATGTCTATTGTCAAGACTGACATAGGAGGCAATATCACG AGGCTGGAGACAAAATATGCATCTGATCCTACAAAGTATGAGCAGCTGCACAGTATGGTGAAAGTAGAAGTTAGCGCAAAGACTGCAAAAAGTTCTAGCAGTTGTACCAACGGTCTTCTATGGCTGACAAG AGCCATGGACTTTTTGGTTGCGCTGTTCCATAATTTGGTACAGCACCCAGATTGGCAAATGTCACAAGTTTGCAGTGACGCGTATAGCAAAACACTGAAGAAATGGCATGGCTGGCTGGCGAGTTCGAGCTTTTCG GTTGCCATAAAGCTTGCACCAGACAGGAAGAAGTTCATGGAGGTCATCAGCGGTTCGGGCAACATCAATGAAGACATTGAGAAGTTCTGCTCCACATTCTCCCCTTTGCTGGCAGAAAACCACAAGTTTCTA GCCAGTGTGGGCATGGACGATCTTAAGGCATCTTGA